The genome window ATCTTAAGGCTTATTCCTACTGTAAAAAATGCAAATGCCGTCCGAATCGCCTTGGAATCATAAAGTGCCGGTAAACGTTCGCTGAGATCAGCCATGTTAAGTGTTCCCGTCATCATATAGAGATAACCGATCCCTATTAAAATGAATGAAGCACCAATGGATCCGAGGATGAGGTAGTTATAGCTTGCAAGTAGTGCCCCTCTCTTCCGTCCCGAAGCAATAAGGGCGTAACCGGTGAGGGATGCAATCTCGATAAAAACATAGAGGTTGAATATGTCGCCAGTCATGACGATTCCCATCATCCCCGTAATAAAAAGGATATAGATGGTATAAAACTGCGGTCTCTTACATTCATCTATTTCAGCTTCCACGCTCTTTTTTGCATAGAGGGCACCGACGAAACCGATAAATGCAATTATGGTAACGACAAAGCTGTTCAGATAGTCAATAGCATAAACGATACCTATTGGTGCTGTCCACCCTCCGAACTGATAGGATATGGCACCACCGGACATGACAACATTCAGGATAAAGAGGGCGATAATCAATGAAGCAAATGTTGCAGCAATGGAGATATAGCAACCTGCCTGACGGAAAAGTCCGCTCACAATCGGGATAATTAACGCCGATAAAAGAGGGATGATTATTAAAAGTGCGGGAAGGTGTTCAAAAATCGTCAATCTTGCATCTCCAAAAGTTTGTCCTCTTCAATGGTACCGTAGGCATTGTATATCCTGATTACAAGTGCCAGAGCAACAGCGGTTGTTGCCACACCGACAACGATGGCGGTGAGCATGAGACAGTGCGGAAGCGGATTATCATACATTCCCGCCTCATCCCAGAGGATGGGAGCTGTTCCGCCATTGACCTTTGAGATGGAAATATAGAATAGAAATATTGCCGTCTGGAATATATTCATGCTGATAATTTTCTTGATAAGGTTCTCTTTCGCTATCATTCCGTAAAAACCGACCATCATCAGTGTAATATAGATCCAGTAATTATACTTGCCTGCAATCAACTCAATCATCACTCTTATCCGCTGTATCAAAGAATATAGAAATCATTCCAACTGCTACCGTTATCCCCACACCGATCTCGATGCCGAAAATACCCAAATGAATTGCCAGTTTTTCCGATCCCAAAGGGAGGCTGCTGTATTCCAAAAAGGCGCCACCGGCCAGCATACAAAC of Deltaproteobacteria bacterium contains these proteins:
- a CDS encoding cation:proton antiporter subunit C, producing MIELIAGKYNYWIYITLMMVGFYGMIAKENLIKKIISMNIFQTAIFLFYISISKVNGGTAPILWDEAGMYDNPLPHCLMLTAIVVGVATTAVALALVIRIYNAYGTIEEDKLLEMQD